From one Oxobacter pfennigii genomic stretch:
- a CDS encoding cobalamin B12-binding domain-containing protein: MIDLKALTASVGELDEEKVMEVLRGFVSTNPSEEDAQKVVAACQSGMAIVGDLYEKGEYFVGDLIFAGELLTSAINTLKPVLGTGSSASVGSIVLGTVAGDLHDIGKNIFKSMSEAAGFVVYDLGIDQPAGAFVEKVKEINPVVVGMSGVLTLALEAMKDTVDALKEAGLRDSVKIIIGGNPVTKEACEQIGADAFTTNAAEGVKICQGWVK; encoded by the coding sequence ATGATAGACTTAAAGGCATTAACAGCGTCGGTGGGAGAATTGGATGAAGAAAAGGTAATGGAGGTATTAAGAGGTTTCGTATCCACAAACCCTTCAGAAGAGGATGCACAGAAAGTTGTTGCAGCATGCCAGAGCGGTATGGCAATAGTTGGCGATCTTTATGAAAAAGGCGAATATTTCGTAGGAGACCTTATCTTCGCAGGGGAGCTTTTAACAAGCGCCATAAATACATTAAAGCCGGTACTTGGAACCGGCAGCAGTGCTAGCGTTGGTTCAATAGTCCTTGGAACCGTTGCAGGAGACCTGCACGATATAGGTAAGAACATATTCAAAAGTATGTCGGAAGCAGCAGGTTTTGTTGTCTATGATCTTGGCATAGACCAGCCTGCGGGAGCATTTGTAGAGAAGGTTAAGGAAATTAATCCTGTTGTAGTCGGGATGAGCGGTGTATTGACTCTTGCCCTTGAAGCCATGAAGGATACCGTAGATGCCCTTAAGGAAGCAGGTCTTCGGGACAGCGTAAAGATAATCATAGGAGGAAATCCTGTAACCAAGGAAGCCTGTGAGCAGATAGGCGCTGATGCATTCACAACCAATGCTGCAGAAGGAGTAAAAATATGCCAGGGATGGGTCAAGTAG